One region of Paenibacillus polymyxa M1 genomic DNA includes:
- a CDS encoding Ger(x)C family spore germination protein yields the protein MISYGLLFRRTLWVQKCFAAWIACTLLTGCWDSREIDNLSIIQGVAIDTDQQDMLELTYQHLIAQKSRKNMYRNVTTFNKDSIQSASREQAKQVSRAPLYSFIRLILISDQAIQKRRIDQLLDTFTRSYKPSRKSLVMIVKDNAKDALNKMGKHQEIPSIDLEALAKNSNLNSKIPYRITLGEISTHISQGADFLIQCLETGGGNHFSGAALIRGKTKKFAYWLDEEDVIGINWMLGKTKGSIIRTESSKSNQSMVFEVEDVHTKLIPHLNGQDLSFTVRIKTDIKLNESTVNSEDFLKESFIQTAKQEAQDEIKQTVSQSLNTLQKEMRADVVGFGTKVKVNYPAYWDRVKENWQDTFSQIPIDVKAKVQIERTGAYSKEEGE from the coding sequence ATGATTTCTTACGGCCTTCTGTTTCGTCGCACCCTATGGGTACAAAAATGCTTTGCCGCATGGATCGCGTGTACTCTCCTCACCGGTTGTTGGGATAGCAGAGAGATCGATAACTTGAGTATTATTCAAGGCGTCGCCATTGATACGGATCAGCAGGATATGCTGGAACTTACCTACCAGCACTTAATCGCGCAGAAATCCAGAAAAAATATGTATCGCAACGTAACAACCTTCAATAAAGATTCCATCCAGTCTGCTTCCAGGGAACAGGCTAAGCAGGTATCTCGTGCTCCTTTATATAGTTTTATTCGCTTGATTTTGATTAGTGACCAAGCTATACAAAAAAGAAGAATCGATCAGTTGTTAGATACGTTTACTCGCTCCTATAAACCAAGTCGAAAATCACTTGTTATGATCGTAAAAGACAATGCGAAAGATGCGCTCAATAAGATGGGCAAACATCAAGAGATACCTTCTATTGACCTTGAAGCATTGGCTAAAAACAGCAATTTAAATTCAAAAATACCTTATAGAATAACATTAGGGGAAATTTCTACGCATATCTCACAAGGAGCTGACTTCCTCATTCAATGCCTAGAAACCGGTGGAGGCAACCACTTCTCAGGTGCAGCTCTGATCCGCGGCAAAACGAAGAAATTTGCTTATTGGCTGGACGAAGAGGACGTCATCGGAATCAACTGGATGCTGGGAAAAACGAAGGGTTCAATTATTAGAACTGAGAGCTCAAAGTCAAATCAATCTATGGTCTTTGAAGTTGAGGATGTCCATACAAAACTTATTCCCCACCTCAACGGGCAGGACCTCTCATTCACAGTTCGTATTAAAACAGATATCAAACTAAACGAAAGCACGGTTAATTCTGAAGACTTCCTGAAGGAATCATTCATCCAAACCGCCAAACAAGAGGCGCAGGATGAAATCAAACAGACCGTATCCCAATCGCTAAACACACTCCAGAAAGAAATGAGAGCAGATGTAGTCGGTTTTGGCACAAAAGTAAAAGTAAATTATCCCGCTTACTGGGATCGGGTAAAGGAAAATTGGCAAGACACATTCAGTCAAATACCGATCGATGTTAAGGCTAAAGTACAGATAGAGCGAACTGGTGCCTATTCAAAGGAAGAGGGTGAGTAA